A genomic segment from Coccinella septempunctata chromosome 3, icCocSept1.1, whole genome shotgun sequence encodes:
- the LOC123310007 gene encoding open rectifier potassium channel protein 1 isoform X2: protein MGFLPFPFLRCDCGYGNLAPTTMFGRIFMIFYALVGIPINGFIMIALGDFFGKSFTKLYNRWKDSKRVRQVDPSRLGLVAQIILYLVPGFTFFIFVPSIVISAFEGWSYYEAVYFSFVTLTTIGFGDYVAGEAQGDLGYLYYNFYQVFLLVWIIGGLGYVVMILNFIGKGMRSKKLQELEHKIAYNIMKTPTRIRQELRSILAEFLMVRVKKVYKEFDYEPQKLVRSQSCPTLTVYSPSGYLNNLDRKRAFSECQDTFILQRIQSDTDLERIDKELTFQGTDQQTDLIIKVVDALSTHDYVDSEPGCYEGFSEREILASEQYDSEWSLASQRAALPPFRHRAASDVRYPSHPRLQNENEHTWYGQTYLARYAKLIKDDKSTSEPNNEVQKDVPGFFKRIKNTILSKDRNDDVEKGNEQSRPTQEDRNRELSLAENEHKQILEKTSVADLLRALTALSDSTSGSSQQDGNKRVRRMPIRSNFQNRRTSLMPNIQPATTNYKMNRRSSLIPISDYSRFSTSALPYPGPRRSSLAPVSELPPPYHQVTQQDAPLPLNPSKIRRFSVRPVANSNTSSQRFSKKGEEPS, encoded by the exons TTCACGAAACTATACAACAGATGGAAAGATTCCAAGAGAGTAAGGCAGGTTGATCCATCCAGGCTTGGACTTGTAGCTCAAATAATACTTTATCTAGTGCCTGGTTTCACATTCTTCATATTCGTACCATCTATAGTTATTTCTGCTTTTGAAGGATGGAGTTACTACGAAGCTGTTTATTTTTCCTTCGTTACTTTAACTACAATAGGATTTGGAGATTATGTTGcag GTGAAGCTCAAGGGGATCTAGGATACCTGTACTACAATTTTTACCAAGTGTTTCTCTTAGTATGGATCATAGGAGGCTTGGGATACGTTGTAATGATCCTCAATTTTATTGGTAAAGGTATGCGAAGCAAAAAACTGCAGGAGTTAGAACATAAGATCGCCTACAACATAATGAAAACTCCTACGAGGATAAGACAGGAACTGAGATCAATtcttgcagaattcctcatggtaCGAGTCAAGAAAGTATATAAAGAGTTCGATTATGAGCCCCAAAAACTCGTGAGAAGTCAGAGCTGCCCTACCTTAACCGTGTATAGCCCTTCAGGATATCTAAATAATCTAGATAGAAAAAGGGCTTTCTCAGAATGTCAAGATACTTTCATACTGCAGAGGATTCAGAGCGATACGGATCTGGAAAGGATAGATAAGGAACTGACGTTCCAGGGTACAGACCAACAAACAGATCTGATTATTAAGGTTGTTGATGCCTTGAGCACGCACGATTATGTTGACTCAGAACCTGGATGTTATGAGGGATTTTCAGAGAGGGAAATATTAGCAAGTGAACAATACGATTCAGAGTGGTCCTTGGCGAGTCAAAGAGCAGCACTTCCTCCATTTAGACATAGAGCAGCTAGTGACGTACGATATCCGTCGCACCCAAGATTGCAGAATGAAAATGAACATACTTGGTATGGGCAAACATACCTAGCAAGGTATGCAAAACTTATTAAAGACGATAAGTCGACATCTGAACCCAACAACGAGGTCCAAAAAGACGTTCCAGGTTTCTTCAAGCGAATCAAGAACACAATTCTATCGAAAGATAGAAATGATGACGTGGAAAAAGGTAACGAACAATCCAGACCAACACAAGAAGATAGAAATCGCGAGCTCTCACTTGCTGAAAATGAGCATAAACAAATCCTGGAGAAGACTTCCGTAGCAGATTTACTTCGGGCACTGACTGCTTTGTCGGACTCAACCTCTGGATCCAGTCAACAAGATGGAAATAAGCGTGTTAGGCGAATGCCCATAAGATCTAACTTCCAAAATAGGAGAACCTCACTTATGCCAAATATCCAACCTGCCACAACTAATTACAAAATGAACAGAAGATCTTCTTTGATACCCATATCTGATTACTCTAGATTTTCTACCTCAGCTTTGCCATATCCTGGACCAAGGAGATCGTCCTTAGCGCCAGTTTCGGAGTTGCCACCACCTTATCATCAGGTTACACAACAGGATGCGCCGTTGCCCTTGAATCCTTCCAAGATAAGAAGGTTTTCTGTGCGACCAGTTGCAAATTCGAATACATCGTCTCAAAGATTTTCAAAGAAAGGAGAGGAACCCTCATGA